The following proteins are encoded in a genomic region of Musa acuminata AAA Group cultivar baxijiao chromosome BXJ2-11, Cavendish_Baxijiao_AAA, whole genome shotgun sequence:
- the LOC135626641 gene encoding disease resistance protein RGA2-like gives MAPLLIAGWFIGTFIAKVADLGILYVKNQYEYRDVKGKLKKLEKNLRKIQAALFEVDKRRITNPGLEEWLWDLKDSVYAAEDVIDGFEYNLLEDIAKGKNQLIFEEQSKDRAKIKNKFIHTLKLLAFCDKDLNQLDDAIKQFSELVDELGKLLKVVELNVATNKKDDVEIPNWRRTTSPIKPRPLRGRDEEVTKLKMLLKTGNNLNPDSNSFSLVSIVGPGGIGKTELARLVYNDESLKYDIKAWVCVCNNFDVRRLSIEIIESAAIHRHIGLHSINNLDEILKLTDLHSISNLDEIQKILSECLKDKRVLVVLDDVWEESVANWENLCSAFRSGHKGCRIIVTTQLESVAKMMGTRDIVNLDGLDDKVNWELLKECSLSDQNHAEHRRLERIGWEISQKLGGSPLAAVTVGRALKYDLKEEHWRRILHKKIYEIEEKEGDIVSVLRLSYEQLPAYLKQCYISCSLFPKNHSFERDDLLQMWMALGFVQANDKHDRMEDIGQDLINELSSRSFFVNAKRKEDKFVIHAVLHELADCISDGEYFRLDDEYEGNQPIRIPDKARHIYVTADNLVMFSKILCKKGNVRSLVVAGDLSHGIPKSDFVDSLKEVLDSFKCLRLLILSVLGSGLPKAIGGLKHLRYLEIPGDVITEWPESFFNLYHLQWVNLKMCSKNLLLPEKMNRLIRLRRLIPSLEAISTIAGVGKLTSLQELKKYHVQLKEGFEVGQLSAMNQLQGKLCINNLQYVESMKKAEQAMLHTKEHLSKLKLHWDYNGKEIIQHSKWEDAEKVIEGLKPHSNLRKLTISGYKGCKSPTWMKNKVLSNLEHLKLCNCSSWKALPPFGELPLLKILHIRSLSSIDKIDTTFFGIDKDKICVNPQKEKKENNVSFPALEELLFDDLKNWNAWDGLENGFELFPCLHKLFIWNCNYSRGPLPLPSFLRELTILVYPPSPIIFPEDISPTSMFKIYTDNIHLIRDCLEERNPVLLCTLEIHGISVLRSLIDEKDWFFRLNSLKQLVLVNCGTYNPPELQNISFPIIRRASDARKINRPPVEASSKESRTRQRDEDQGWNTQSLSTNEAVHMPTPEKMDIKRSKMA, from the exons GCTAATAGCAGGTTGGTTCATAGGCACATTCATAGCTAAGGTGGCAGACCTGGGCATCCTCTACGTGAAGAACCAGTATGAGTACCGGGATGTCAAAGGCAAACTGAAAAAACTGGAGAAAAATCTCAGAAAGATCCAAGCAGCACTCTTTGAGGTCGACAAGAGACGGATCACAAACCCCGGTTTGGAGGAATGGCTATGGGACCTAAAGGATTCTGTTTATGCTGCGGAGGACGTGATCGATGGATTTGAGTACAATCTGCTTGAAGATATAGCCAAGGGCAAGAACCAGCTGATTTTTGAGGAGCAGAGCAAAGACCGGGCTAAGATCAAGAACAAGTTCATACACACACTCAAGCTACTGGCTTTTTGCGACAAGGATCTCAACCAGTTGGATGATGCTATCAAGCAATTCAGTGAACTTGTAGATGAACTTGGCAAACTTCTCAAGGTGGTGGAGCTAAATGTAGCAACTAACAAGAAGGATGATGTAGAAATTCCCAATTGGCGACGAACAACCTCCCCCATCAAGCCCAGGCCACTGAGAGGACGAGATGAAGAAGTAACGAAACTGAAGATGCTTCTTAAAACAGGTAACAATTTGAATCCTGATAGCAACAGTTTTTCTCTTGTTTCCATAGTAGGCCCTGGTGGGATCGGTAAGACAGAACTTGCTCGGCTTGTATACAATGATGAaagtttaaaatatgatattaaggcATGGGTCTGTGTGTGCAATAATTTCGATGTGAGGAGGCTTTCCATAGAAATCATAGAATCTGCTGCTATCCATCGACATATTGGTCTTCACAGCATTAATAATTTGGATGAGATTCTCAAACTGACTGATCTTCATAGCATCAGTAACTTGGATGAGATACAGAAAATTCTGTCCGAGTGTCTAAAGGACAAAAGGGTTTTAGTTGTTTTAGATGATGTGTGGGAGGAGTCCGTTGCTAACTGGGAAAACCTGTGCAGTGCATTTAGATCTGGTCACAAGGGATGCAGAATCATAGTAACCACTCAGCTTGAAAGTGTGGCAAAGATGATGGGGACCAGGGACATAGTAAATCTGGATGGCTTAGATGACAAGGTTAACTGGGAGTTACTCAAAGAATGTTCACTTAGTGACCAAAACCATGCTGAGCATCGGAGGTTGGAACGGATAGGCTGGGAAATATCTCAGAAGTTGGGGGGCTCACCCTTGGCAGCAGTGACAGTAGGACGTGCTTTAAAATATGATTTGAAGGAAGAACACTGGAGAAGAATCTTGCATAAGAAGATATATGAAATTGAAGAAAAGGAAGGTGACATTGTGTCAGTTCTGAGACTCAGCTATGAGCAGCTGCCTGCATACTTGAAGCAGTGCTATATTTCATGTTCTTTGTTTCCAAAGAACCATAGCTTTGAGAGAGATGATTTACTTCAAATGTGGATGGCCCTAGGCTTTGTTCAAGCAAATGACAAACATGACAGGATGGAGGACATTGGTCAGGACTTAATAAATGAGCTGTCATCCCGATCCTTTTTCGTGAATGCAAAGAGAAAGGAGGACAAGTTTGTGATCCATGCTGTCTTGCATGAGCTTGCCGATTGTATTTCTGATGGTGAATATTttagacttgatgatgaatatgaaGGAAATCAGCCGATTAGAATCCCAGATAAGGCTCGCCATATTTATGTTACTGCTGATAATCTGGTTATGTTTTCTAAGATTTTGTGCAAGAAGGGCAATGTGCGCAGCCTTGTTGTTGCTGGTGATCTCTCCCATGGCATCCCCAAGTCTGACTTTGTGGATAGTCTTAAAGAGGTTTTGGATAGTTTTAAATGCCTGCGGCTTTTGATACTTTCTGTGCTTGGAAGTGGCTTACCTAAGGCTATTGGTGGTTTAAAACATCTACGCTACTTGGAAATCCCAGGTGATGTAATTACTGAATGGCCAGAATCATTTTTCAATCTTTACCATCTACAGTGGGTGAATCTGAAGATGTGCTCTAAGAATTTGTTGCTGCCAGAAAAGATGAACAGGTTAATAAGACTTCGCCGCCTAATTCCTAGTCTAGAAGCAATTTCTACCATAGCTGGAGTTGGCAAGCTAACTTCTCTTCAGGAATTAAAGAAGTACCATGTGCAGCTTAAGGAAGGATTTGAAGTAGGACAGTTAAGTGCCATGAACCAGCTTCAAGGAAAACTCTGCATCAACAATCTCCAGTATGTTGAGAGTATGAAAAAAGCAGAACAGGCCATGCTGCACACCAAAGAGCACCTTAGCAAGTTGAAACTACATTGGGATTATAATGGGAAAGAGATAATCCAACACAGCAAATGGGAAGATGCCGAAAAAGTTATTGAAGGACTCAAACCGCATTCAAATCTCAGAAAACTGACTATTTCAGGCTATAAAGGATGCAAATCTCCAACATGGATGAAGAATAAAGTGTTGTCCAACTTAGAGCACTTAAAGTTATGCAATTGCAGTTCCTGGAAGGCTCTTCCACCTTTTGGTGAGCTTCCGCTTCTCAAGATCCTGCACATAAGATCTCTAAGCTCAATTGACAAGATTGATACAACATTCTTTGGCATCGACAAAGATAAAATTTGTGTGAATCCccaaaaggagaaaaaagagaataatgtatcattCCCTGCATTAGAGGAGCTCTTGTTTGATGATCTGAAAAATTGGAATGCATGGGATGGACTAGAGAATGGCTTTGAACTGTTTCCTTGTCTTCATAAGCTCTTCATTTGGAATTGCAACTACTCAAGGGGGCCTCTGCCTCTGCCATCGTTCCTCAGGGAACTTACCATTCTAGTGTATCCACCTAGTCCAATCATTTTTCCCGAGGACATATCCCCAACATCAATGTTCAAGATTTACACTGATAACATCCATCTCATCCGGGATTGCCTTGAAGAAAGGAACCCTGTTCTGCTTTGCACACTGGAAATCCATGGCATCTCTGTCCTGAGATCCCTTATTGATGAAAAAGATTGGTTCTTTCGACTCAACTCCCTCAAACAACTTGTTCTTGTGAACTGTGGGACCTACAATCCTCCAGAGCTGCAGAACATTTCGTTCCCTATAATTCGACGTGCTTCAGATGCCCGAAAAATCAACAGACCACCAGTAGAAGCCTCATCAAAGGAATCACGCACTAGGCAACGTGATGAAGATCAGGGATGGAACACCCAGTCCCTAAGTACCAACGAAGCGGTGCACATGCCGACTCCCGAGAAGATGGACATCAAG AGGTCAAAGATGGCCTAA